The Bartonella birtlesii IBS 325 genome has a window encoding:
- the argB gene encoding acetylglutamate kinase, protein MDKVENNIEDVFEKQAAFLSSALPYMQKYENETVVVKYGGHAMGDPALGQAFARDIALLKQSGINPVVVHGGGPQIAEILMKMGIESRFENGLRVTDERIVEVVEMVLAGSINKEIVALINAEGEWAIGLCGKDGNMVFAEKAYKTVIDPDSHIERVLDLGFVGEPVEVDRTLLDLLACSEMIPVLAPVAPGRDGKTYNINADIFAGAIAGALEAKRLLFLTDVPGVLDKQGKLLKELTISEAESLIKNGIISGGMIPKVETCIKALQNGVEGVVILNGKTPHSVLLELFTEQGVGTLIVS, encoded by the coding sequence AAAGTTGAAAATAATATTGAAGATGTTTTTGAAAAACAAGCAGCATTTTTATCGTCTGCTTTACCTTATATGCAAAAATATGAAAATGAAACCGTCGTTGTAAAATATGGTGGTCACGCTATGGGTGATCCTGCTTTGGGGCAAGCTTTTGCGCGTGATATTGCTTTGTTAAAGCAATCAGGAATTAACCCCGTTGTCGTTCATGGTGGTGGACCTCAAATTGCAGAAATTTTGATGAAAATGGGAATCGAGTCACGGTTTGAAAATGGTTTACGCGTAACCGATGAGCGGATCGTGGAAGTGGTTGAAATGGTTTTGGCAGGCTCCATAAACAAGGAAATAGTCGCTCTTATCAATGCAGAGGGTGAATGGGCAATAGGGTTGTGCGGCAAAGATGGCAATATGGTTTTTGCCGAAAAGGCTTATAAAACGGTCATTGATCCCGATTCACATATTGAACGTGTTTTAGATTTAGGTTTTGTTGGTGAACCTGTTGAAGTTGATCGTACATTGTTAGATCTCTTGGCATGTTCTGAGATGATTCCAGTTCTTGCTCCTGTCGCTCCAGGTCGTGATGGCAAAACCTATAATATTAATGCCGATATTTTTGCTGGAGCCATTGCCGGTGCATTAGAGGCCAAACGCCTTTTGTTTCTAACAGATGTTCCTGGTGTTTTAGATAAACAGGGTAAACTTTTAAAGGAGTTAACAATTTCTGAAGCTGAAAGTCTTATTAAAAATGGAATAATTTCAGGAGGTATGATTCCGAAAGTGGAAACTTGTATAAAAGCCCTTCAAAATGGTGTGGAAGGTGTTGTTATTTTAAACGGCAAAACTCCCCATTCTGTCTTGCTAGAATTATTTACCGAACAAGGAGTCGGAACACTTATTGTTTCATGA